One Maniola jurtina chromosome 25, ilManJurt1.1, whole genome shotgun sequence DNA segment encodes these proteins:
- the LOC123878065 gene encoding uncharacterized protein LOC123878065 isoform X1: MSDADKDINQDEDTSDDSSNTFKLKISTEQLIQAVHSRSCLWNKYDVTYRDKKARDKSWTEVYKEVFPEFDMLKEIMRSRVGQQISKKWFNIRDAYVKASKQRRSYIYMNILGFLDPVIQGDKSGAQESFLDDADDQNENWFQTSFVDIDETPKKKIKRDKIEVTDKDYLEIIEPDNNSLVAILARLVEKEDDDDKLFFTSLIPSVKSLTENAKFEFKIQVMKLLKEFKMKDKVGGFVKMRDSDTD, from the exons atacctTCAAACTAAAAATATCAACTGAGCAACTAATTCAAGCAGTACATAGCAGGAGTTGTCTATGGAACAAGTATGATGTTACTTATAGGGACAAGAAAGCAAGGGACAAATCCTGGACCGAAGTCTATAAGGAAGTCTTTCCGGAATTTGATATGCTGAAGGAAATCATGAGGTCTAGAGTCG GTCAACAAATATCAAAAAAATGGTTCAACATCCGAGACGCATACGTCAAAGCATCAAAACAGAGAAGATCCTACATCTACATGAATATCCTAGGTTTCCTAGATCCTGTTATACAAGGAGACAAGAGCGGGGCCCAAGAGTCATTTCTGGATGATGCGGATGACCAAAACGAAAACTGGTTCCAAACATCGTTCGTTGATATAGACGAAACGCCAAAGAAGAAGATTAAAAGAGATAAAATAGAGGTTACTGATAAGGATTATCTAGAAATAATTGAGCCGGATAACAATAGTCTAGTTGCTATACTTGCTAGATTAGTTGAGAAAGAGGACGATGACGACAAATTATTCTTCACGTCTCTCATACCGTCAGTGAAGTCGTTGACAGAAAATGCCAAGTTCGAGTTCAAAATACAAGTTATGAAATTGTTGAAAGAGTTTAAGATGAAGGATAAAGTAGGCGGGTTTGTTAAAATGCGTGACAGTGATACTGATTAG
- the LOC123878065 gene encoding uncharacterized protein LOC123878065 isoform X2: MDTFKLKISTEQLIQAVHSRSCLWNKYDVTYRDKKARDKSWTEVYKEVFPEFDMLKEIMRSRVGQQISKKWFNIRDAYVKASKQRRSYIYMNILGFLDPVIQGDKSGAQESFLDDADDQNENWFQTSFVDIDETPKKKIKRDKIEVTDKDYLEIIEPDNNSLVAILARLVEKEDDDDKLFFTSLIPSVKSLTENAKFEFKIQVMKLLKEFKMKDKVGGFVKMRDSDTD; the protein is encoded by the exons atacctTCAAACTAAAAATATCAACTGAGCAACTAATTCAAGCAGTACATAGCAGGAGTTGTCTATGGAACAAGTATGATGTTACTTATAGGGACAAGAAAGCAAGGGACAAATCCTGGACCGAAGTCTATAAGGAAGTCTTTCCGGAATTTGATATGCTGAAGGAAATCATGAGGTCTAGAGTCG GTCAACAAATATCAAAAAAATGGTTCAACATCCGAGACGCATACGTCAAAGCATCAAAACAGAGAAGATCCTACATCTACATGAATATCCTAGGTTTCCTAGATCCTGTTATACAAGGAGACAAGAGCGGGGCCCAAGAGTCATTTCTGGATGATGCGGATGACCAAAACGAAAACTGGTTCCAAACATCGTTCGTTGATATAGACGAAACGCCAAAGAAGAAGATTAAAAGAGATAAAATAGAGGTTACTGATAAGGATTATCTAGAAATAATTGAGCCGGATAACAATAGTCTAGTTGCTATACTTGCTAGATTAGTTGAGAAAGAGGACGATGACGACAAATTATTCTTCACGTCTCTCATACCGTCAGTGAAGTCGTTGACAGAAAATGCCAAGTTCGAGTTCAAAATACAAGTTATGAAATTGTTGAAAGAGTTTAAGATGAAGGATAAAGTAGGCGGGTTTGTTAAAATGCGTGACAGTGATACTGATTAG